A stretch of Exiguobacterium sp. BMC-KP DNA encodes these proteins:
- the rsgA gene encoding ribosome small subunit-dependent GTPase A, with protein MTEQRIEENREGTIIRLQGGFYDVMTPEGEVRSRARGNFRKRGISPVVGDEVVLHIESETGYILEVKERDNFLVRPPVANIDQALLVVSAAEPDFSAHLLDRFLVLIEAKEIQPVILLTKMDLLDDVKGPAVRDAIVAYRKIGYTVIETSSETLTGVEQVRPLLAGKTSVLAGQSGVGKSSLLNALEPSLDLETSAISKSLGRGRHTTRHVTLMPLAEGLIADTPGFSNLDFPYEMEIEDVRWSFPEFVAVQDDCKYRGCLHLNEPGCAVKEAVEAQEIMSSRYENYGMFIDEIKYRARRY; from the coding sequence ATGACGGAACAGCGCATCGAAGAAAATCGAGAAGGAACGATCATACGGTTGCAGGGCGGCTTTTATGACGTTATGACGCCAGAAGGGGAAGTCCGTTCACGAGCAAGAGGAAACTTCCGGAAACGTGGTATCAGTCCGGTAGTTGGAGACGAAGTCGTCCTTCATATCGAGAGTGAGACCGGGTATATTCTTGAAGTGAAGGAGCGTGACAATTTTTTAGTACGTCCTCCTGTCGCGAATATCGATCAAGCATTGCTTGTCGTCTCAGCAGCAGAACCTGACTTTTCAGCCCATCTGCTTGATCGGTTTCTCGTATTGATCGAAGCGAAGGAAATTCAACCCGTCATCTTGTTAACGAAGATGGATCTGCTCGATGATGTCAAGGGACCGGCTGTCCGAGACGCGATTGTTGCTTATCGGAAGATTGGCTATACGGTCATCGAGACATCGAGTGAGACGTTGACAGGTGTCGAGCAAGTCAGACCATTACTTGCAGGCAAAACAAGTGTTCTTGCCGGACAATCAGGTGTCGGAAAAAGCTCGCTGTTGAACGCACTCGAACCATCTCTTGATCTAGAAACGAGTGCCATCTCGAAATCACTTGGACGTGGGCGTCATACAACCCGTCACGTTACGTTGATGCCGCTTGCGGAAGGATTGATTGCCGATACGCCAGGGTTCTCGAATTTAGACTTTCCTTATGAAATGGAAATAGAGGATGTGCGATGGAGTTTTCCTGAATTCGTGGCTGTGCAAGACGATTGTAAATACCGGGGATGTTTGCATTTGAATGAACCCGGTTGTGCCGTCAAGGAGGCGGTCGAGGCACAAGAAATCATGTCCTCCCGCTATGAAAATTATGGTATGTTTATAGACGAAATCAAGTATCGAGCCCGGAGGTATTGA
- the pknB gene encoding Stk1 family PASTA domain-containing Ser/Thr kinase yields the protein MRYGDRLNDRYRIERLVGSGGMANVYQAYDEILKRHVAIKILRTEFSHDEQFIRRFEREAHAATSLNHPNIVAVYDVGEEDAIYYIVMEYIDGMTLKTFCENQALPVPQAVDIIAQICDAIDHAHAHRIIHRDIKPQNMLIREDGTVKVTDFGIAVAMSNATLTHTMSVLGSVHYFSPEQAKGKFADEKSDIYSLGAVLYELVTGQVPFEGDSPVAIALKHLQDTPRRPSVLNPRVPQALENCIMQALSKAPHDRQQSVAAFKTDMVTALSDERANEGIRGAEEDEMEKTMVLAPVQAPEESKSEPESPSVTTVQPKSSEKKKKKRWWIVLLLLLLLGGAATTFAMWPDPSVTVPSVVKMDGDEAETKLEKLGFVVETTERSSDTVDEGDVISQTPREKAQVKKGSTVNLVVSTGSEPVEVPDVTDEAEKEAIATLKEAGFAKVEVEREKSDEIDRGNVIRQSISAGTEVIAKEQTITITVSEGTSSFELKDLTNLSSDEAKAYLDKVGLDGTFEQEFSSDVKLDQVIRQFPQAGAQVEPNDSVTVFISKGEEEKTVTATFPEKVVYDAVSEEDEDTPPKQVIRIETEDAKGKRTVIEESIDQDETFDVPVTIDPGEEGKITIYKDDTVYRSKTITYNQAKDAQ from the coding sequence ATGCGATACGGAGATCGATTAAATGACCGCTACCGCATAGAACGGCTAGTTGGAAGTGGCGGGATGGCAAATGTCTATCAAGCCTATGATGAGATTTTAAAGCGTCATGTTGCCATTAAGATTTTACGGACTGAATTCTCGCATGACGAACAGTTCATCCGTCGATTCGAACGTGAAGCACATGCTGCTACCAGCTTGAATCATCCAAACATCGTTGCCGTCTATGATGTAGGCGAAGAAGATGCCATCTATTACATCGTCATGGAATATATCGATGGTATGACATTAAAGACATTTTGTGAAAATCAAGCATTACCTGTGCCACAAGCAGTCGATATCATCGCTCAAATTTGTGATGCGATCGATCACGCTCATGCACACCGGATCATCCATCGCGATATTAAACCGCAAAACATGTTGATCCGAGAAGACGGTACCGTCAAAGTAACGGATTTTGGAATCGCCGTAGCGATGTCGAATGCGACGCTGACGCATACGATGTCTGTCCTTGGGTCCGTTCACTATTTTTCACCAGAACAAGCTAAAGGTAAATTTGCGGATGAGAAATCAGATATCTATTCCCTCGGTGCTGTCTTATACGAACTTGTCACAGGGCAAGTACCATTTGAAGGAGACTCACCGGTCGCGATTGCGCTGAAGCACCTCCAAGATACGCCGCGCCGTCCATCTGTCTTGAATCCAAGAGTGCCGCAAGCACTTGAAAACTGTATCATGCAGGCGCTCTCAAAAGCACCTCATGATCGACAACAGTCCGTTGCAGCTTTTAAAACAGATATGGTAACGGCATTGTCTGATGAACGAGCAAATGAAGGCATCCGTGGTGCAGAAGAGGATGAGATGGAAAAGACGATGGTCTTGGCACCAGTACAAGCGCCAGAAGAGTCAAAATCGGAACCGGAATCACCTTCTGTCACTACAGTTCAACCGAAATCATCGGAGAAGAAAAAGAAAAAACGCTGGTGGATCGTTCTCTTATTGCTTTTGTTACTTGGTGGAGCAGCTACGACGTTTGCGATGTGGCCAGATCCAAGCGTCACCGTACCATCTGTCGTCAAAATGGATGGAGACGAAGCGGAAACGAAGTTAGAGAAACTCGGGTTCGTCGTTGAAACGACAGAACGAAGTAGCGATACGGTCGATGAGGGTGACGTCATCAGTCAGACACCTCGTGAAAAAGCACAGGTGAAAAAAGGGTCGACAGTTAATTTAGTCGTCTCTACGGGAAGTGAGCCAGTCGAAGTGCCAGATGTAACAGATGAGGCTGAAAAAGAAGCGATTGCAACGTTAAAAGAAGCTGGATTCGCAAAAGTCGAAGTCGAGCGAGAGAAGTCGGATGAGATAGATCGAGGAAATGTCATCCGGCAGTCGATTTCCGCTGGAACGGAAGTGATCGCTAAAGAACAAACGATTACGATTACTGTATCTGAGGGGACATCCTCTTTCGAATTGAAAGATTTGACAAACTTATCGAGTGATGAGGCAAAAGCTTACTTGGATAAAGTTGGGTTAGACGGAACGTTCGAACAAGAATTTTCGAGTGACGTGAAGCTCGACCAAGTCATTCGTCAGTTTCCGCAAGCAGGTGCCCAAGTCGAACCAAACGACTCAGTGACCGTCTTCATCTCTAAAGGGGAGGAAGAAAAAACAGTAACAGCAACGTTCCCAGAAAAAGTCGTGTACGATGCAGTATCTGAAGAGGACGAAGATACGCCGCCTAAACAAGTTATCCGCATCGAGACGGAAGATGCGAAAGGGAAACGGACTGTCATCGAGGAATCCATTGATCAAGATGAGACGTTCGACGTGCCGGTGACAATTGATCCGGGAGAAGAAGGAAAAATTACGATCTATAAAGACGATACGGTGTATCGTTCAAAAACCATCACGTACAATCAAGCAAAAGACGCACAATGA
- a CDS encoding Stp1/IreP family PP2C-type Ser/Thr phosphatase — MELAHLSTTGKVRTKNEDTVLLVGDIERGLAVVADGMGGHAAGDIASAIVREVFETSFSRMPDRPMELSEWIEQRVAEANDRILQFSKDEQLAIVGTTIACVCWVEELLVIGHVGDSRVYALEGTTLKQLTDDHSYVNMLRQMGELSDEEVENHPRKNVITRSVGSNETVEVDIQVRDAPDYDLVLVCSDGLTDEVPDDVIEQIILQDEPLEEIVGRLVKEANARGGADNITIAAIRFKERKRV, encoded by the coding sequence ATGGAGTTAGCTCATCTGTCGACTACTGGAAAAGTCAGGACAAAAAACGAAGATACAGTGTTACTCGTCGGGGATATAGAGCGTGGACTTGCCGTTGTTGCAGATGGTATGGGTGGTCACGCTGCTGGTGATATTGCGAGTGCCATCGTTCGCGAGGTGTTCGAGACATCTTTTTCGCGTATGCCCGACCGTCCTATGGAACTATCAGAATGGATTGAACAACGCGTAGCTGAGGCGAATGATCGCATTCTTCAGTTTTCAAAAGACGAGCAGCTCGCAATCGTCGGAACGACCATTGCCTGTGTATGCTGGGTCGAGGAGTTGCTTGTCATTGGTCATGTCGGTGATAGTAGAGTGTATGCTCTTGAAGGAACGACGTTGAAGCAATTGACGGATGATCATTCATACGTCAATATGTTACGGCAAATGGGAGAACTTTCTGATGAGGAAGTCGAAAACCATCCACGCAAGAATGTCATCACACGATCGGTTGGCTCGAACGAAACGGTTGAAGTTGACATCCAAGTTAGAGATGCTCCAGATTATGATCTCGTCCTCGTCTGTAGTGACGGATTAACCGATGAAGTACCGGACGATGTTATCGAGCAAATCATCTTACAAGATGAACCGCTTGAAGAAATTGTCGGACGATTGGTGAAAGAAGCGAATGCTCGAGGAGGCGCAGATAATATTACGATTGCCGCCATCCGGTTCAAAGAAAGAAAGAGGGTCTGA